In Syngnathus acus chromosome 5, fSynAcu1.2, whole genome shotgun sequence, a genomic segment contains:
- the LOC119123720 gene encoding death-inducer obliterator 1-like isoform X1 translates to MEENVSPELSLAHEPEQSQDHMDSCSQGDGEERLSEPTQTIPTESDEVAEEPIEKADKSSKANNELKKTWTFRRSTVAQREMPVEAAPDNHESRYPVRRSGRQSKRTDKLEEFLSTTKRVLRKSAPPSLEGGDPPSQTPTDAETASEASFDGNADTKTAEDKPEPSDRRTRSRTREQTRQTTQRGRWTRQSQSATVKGEESSENEDSEDGAESQDKDAEQSGKGAKVEDTNANKEHQPGLDMQTKEEQKKKNVKGEDQEENDDDDEEETTEKGGLLVKRGPIRTYVNKKRAASSNSTSAKGQTPMQAVGKTGKPREQEDSDDGSSSSSSSTDSDEGYDPNALYCICRQKHNKRFMICCDRCEEWFHGDCVGITEARGRLMERNGEDYVCPNCTAKKSQVIRPATSTLSLSIDLKTKACALPLPPAGGAFGDVGSMTRSGAQAQLPSTSAGSDEKGAEDIGIKGRIEKATNPTGKKKIKIFQPTVQQATPPNTGQKGAPVSEKPACPTAEPKAPTEMEQEKVASNVEVKTTETEEAGKSAAAEDVSLPKCIGPGCESNAQPDSVYCGNDCILRHAAATVKSFGEVKEPPSQDQESSSASKREATRQTRAQKDSGEDSGSDGGDDDDAPDEDDEDAHAVEQPPPPATASWCSDHNYIAVPPEKTTPISTTVLNTKSPPKEEKQSKKQVPAHVKPSSDSKTSSKAKKTMTTRASKVSPKGKRSSSQSSSSKATKRSATPPSKAATKSKKSRTTSTPPQSPYPPGPIHVTGALRVTKTNFTIPKKQPQQKDSPSHHQSSSSSRVPSSPASSASSSHSSSQRSHHATSSSASSIPPPANHQMRQNIRRSLTDILYKRVSDSDDLTMTESEVARLAVAIEKEMFNICLSTDSKYKNKYRSLMFNLKDPKNKGLFYKVIRGDLSPFRLVRLSAEDMVSKEISEWKKPDPSQSQSSSGRAHSGHSKTSSRHDSHKVDAEDAPPPSDADVCIPATASSSRMASAVDQDEPSVTASAAPQSSATEGGGSMPDIFSAMLKDTTLEHRTHLFDLNCKICTGQKTEDEIASKKSKPTRKSDQPRQEMHSASAVGQPQAATVYQQLIPPPYQPGIEPAVVVEPQPQLYQEDPNNMAMQAIAPAVSSVSISRRDPRMARHGSGVTVTYTPSEKPTNTMAEPLAAPVIAPLDVATKAPLPMPPAPPSLLALSKPSRTSSSEPPPEGETAIFLHGQERIWKGFINMQSVAKFVTKAYLVSGSFEYLKEDLPDTIHVGGRISPNTVWDYVGKLKTSLSKELCLIRFQPATEEEEVAYVSLFCYFSSRKRFGVVANSNRRIKDLYLIPLASKDPLPSKLLPFDGPGLEPARPNLLLGLLICQKDRKRPGVPLESDEKRSKMQIKDIDETGLPKPPLSVKVDRSTRQSLDIPFSTTPPGSPPVSSSATPNVAVATPSVFSLLSTVKAPATSSVTGVESPSSSSSIPAPAATATPLQTILNTLFGKKKPDSEASNSPSDQGAESSIPHSTMIDPIVQQFAQTKDKQVEEDEDDRPYDPEEEYNPSMGYSVPIKPIEVVNKPDVLQSEGDDIAYDPEDDSIFDEVQTTVADETGKSSCDDVTDPEKILASLKQKGKLTLPKQEDKHVPSTDLPGPSQTPPAILGGSQLMQLGKKVEELVKSATPTINQSRDPRQSRESRQGAGITTKTTDELLDKEELSSNDSSTPQQSVQEPQVASVAQLPDSSQDPEKPLPMEEEKSETLPFMETSKEEVSIPLLGETLEPDLEYDYLQDNEEKMKAEQDESVQAETEADKYSIWPNAASILKGKEDSEYDDNSQEAAICSSYNEPPNSSTITSAIPVLGDTHSHYPRHHRATSDFDDDYRSQSDIPRPSSYLQSQPMHGQNPMMRPPSMSVPPPIQGISSMSAPQSVQGPPPAIHGPPPVLGPPVLGPPVLGPPIQADSSHPYGLPPSFPPYQNQWTRPQLPPPQQPLSRPPPQNLLPPRVTPPLYPPIGQRGPPPQMFDPLLPPQHSAQQCPPPGFPLPPTFDGQNQLPPPRFAGPPPPFNFPGNRGPPPPFTAPPPGHFDNRLPPPSIFSGPRGPLPSQYGDPSPIQMQPPMGDQSRGPRDHYSKDSHSFTHADQHLSHPPNIFKDSPATAYRGLPPSQYDDSRGPHSIVEINPQNKFGVPRPHSPPHRGGLDEHIALRQENRNKFGGPRPHSPPHRGGLDEHIALRQENRNKFGVHRLHSPPHRGALDEHTPLSPLQENRNKFGVARLHSPPHRGALNEHMALPPLQENRAMRDQTQPFGGSERYRFDRFSDEARRFSDEARPVRHSGPLLPTPTEAPIAPPSHIGGHSPDIRREDFWRRHSPDVMRRTNTNREGSEPQSTEPFGHFEVGLREQVSAPAQSLEERLKELSGDCRRDRDRDNPSSARSLWERNQGKRWSREREWERSRERNTDRESSRERDHSKGKESEKNKEAEVERHKDEDTDKRRDRDREREKDRVKDRDSDRRDYDRERGRNRDKERDRERDRRRDRSRSRDRDRGKDRGRDRDKEKDSDRDKDRERDREKDRDKDKDRDRDRGRDKDRDGEKERDKDPDREREKDRDVDKDRDREREKDRSREKDRSRDRDREKDRDREKDRDREKDRDREKDRDREKDRDREKDRDREKDRDREKDRDREKDRDREKDRDREKDRDREKDRDREKDRDREKDRDREKDRDREKDRDREKDRDREKDRDREKDRDREKDRDKDRERDRGRDRRETSRTRERREDKNSKHEKSKEKEKTSVNDKNSS, encoded by the exons ATGGAGGAGAATGTGAGCCCTGAGCTCTCTCTAGCTCATGAGCCAGAACAGAGCCAAGACCATATGGATAGCTGCTCTCAAG GTGATGGGGAAGAGCGACTCAGCGAGCCAACGCAAACCATCCCGACAGAAAGTGACGAAGTGGCAGAGGAGCCAATAGAGAAAGCGGACAAATCTTCCAAAGCCAACAACGAATTGAAGAAAACGTGGACATTCCGTCGCTCCACTGTTGCTCAAAGAGAGATGCCAGTGGAAGCAGCACCCGACAACCACGAGAGCCGCTATCCTGTTCGCCGAAGCGGCAGACAGTCCAAACGTACCGACAAACTGGAGGAATTTCTCTCCACCACGAAAAGAGTGCTACGAAAGAGCGCGCCGCCGTCCCTGGAAGGCGGGGATCCTCCTTCGCAAACCCCAACTGATGCAGAAACCGCCTCTGAGGCCAGCTTTGACGGGAACGCAGACACAAAGACGGCGGAAGACAAGCCCGAGCCGTCCGACAGGAGAACCCGAAGTAGGACGAGGGAGCAGACTCGACAGACGACTCAGCGCGGCAGGTGGACACGCCAATCCCAAAGCGCCACGGTCAAAGGTGAAGAAAGCTCAGAGAATGAAGACAGCGAAGATGGCGCCGAGTCGCAGGACAAAGATGCGGAGCAATCTGGAAAAGGGGCCAAAGTAGAAGACACAAATGCTAATAAGGAACACCAGCCTGGGTTGGATATGCAGACAAAGGAagagcaaaagaagaaaaatgttaaAGGGGAAGATCAAGAGGAgaatgacgacgacgacgaggagGAGACCACAGAAAAAGGCGGCTTGTTGGTAAAGCGCGGCCCAATTCGAACATACGTGAATAAAAAGCGGGCGGCAAGTTCAAATAGTACGTCTGCCAAGGGACAGACTCCCATGCAAGCTGTCGGCAAGACAGGCAAGCCTCGGGAACAGGAGGACAGCGATGACggttcctcttcctcatcttcaAGCACTGATTCTGACGAAGGATACGACCCCAATGCACTGTATTGCATCTGTCGCcagaaacacaacaaaag GTTCATGATCTGCTGTGACCGCTGCGAGGAGTGGTTCCATGGAGACTGTGTGGGCATAACCGAGGCTCGGGGCCGTCTGATGGAGAGAAATGGCGAGGATTACGTTTGCCCCAACTGCACGGCTAAAAAAAGCCAAGTGATCAGGCCTGCCACCTCCACGCTGTCCCTGAGCATAGACCTCAAGACCAAAGCTTGTGCTTTACCTCTACCTCCTGCTGGTGGCGCTTTTGGTGACGTGGGCTCCATGACCAGATCGGGGGCACAGGCACAACTGCCGTCAACATCTGCCGGCAGTGACGAGAAAGGAGCGGAGGACATCGGGATCAAAGGCAGGATCGAGAAAGCCACAAATCCAACAGGGAAAAAGAAGATAAAAATCTTTCAGCCG ACGGTACAGCAGGCAACGCCACCAAACACAGGCCAGAAGGGGGCGCCTGTGTCGGAAAAGCCAGCGTGCCCCACAGCAGAGCCAAAAGCACCAACAGAGATGGAGCAGGAGAAAGTGGCTTCAAACGTGGAGGTGAAAACAACCGAGACGGAAGAGGCCGGAAAGTCAGCGGCAGCGGAGGACGTGTCACTTCCCAAATGCATCGGTCCCGGCTGCGAGAGCAACGCCCAGCCGGACTCTGTGTACTGTGGAAATGACTGCATCCTGAGACACGCTGCCGCGACTGTGAAGTCATTCGGTGAAGTCAAAGAGCCTCCGAGCCAAGATCAGGAATCCAGCTCTGCGTCAAAG AGGGAAGCCACCAGACAGACGAGGGCCCAGAAGGACAGCGGCGAGGACTCTGGGAGCGACGGAGGAGATGACGACGACGCTCCggatgaggatgatgaagaCGCGCATGCTGTGGAGCAGCCGCCGCCTCCCGCCACTGCGTCATGGTGCAGCGACCATAATTACATTGCAGTACCACCAGAAAAGACTACACCCATATCAACAACAGTTTTAAACACAAAGT cCCCTCCCAAAGAAGAGAAACAGTCAAAGAAACAGGTCCCGGCTCACGTTAAACCCTCTTCTGATTCCAAGACCTCCTCCAAAGCGAAGAAGACCATGACCACTCGGGCATCCAAGGTGTCTCCAAAGGGCAAGAGGTCGTCCTCTCAGTCCAGCAGCTCTAAAGCAACCAAGAGGTCCGCGACTCCGCCCAGTAAAGCCGCGACAAAGTCCAAGAAATCGCGAACGACAAGCACACCGCCTCAGTCACCGTACCCTCCTGGGCCGATCCACGTCACGGGAGCGCTAAGAGTCACCAAGACCAACTTTACCATTCCAAAGAAGCAGCCTCAACAAAAAGACTCTCCATCCCATCATcaatcatcgtcgtcgtcaagAGTCCCATCATCTCCGGCGTCTTCAGCTTCCTCCAGCCATTCGTCATCCCAAAGGTCTCATCATGCCACCTCATCCTCGGCATCCTCGATCCCACCGCCCGCCAACCACCAGATGAGACAGAACATCCGTCGCTCCCTGACCGACATCCTTTACAAGAG GGTGAGCGACAGCGATGATCTGACAATGACGGAGAGCGAGGTGGCGAGGCTTGCCGTTGCCATCGAGAAGGAGATGTTTAACATCTGCCTCAGCACAGATAGCAAGTACAAAAACAAGTACCGCTCGCTCATGTTCAACCTCAAGGacccaaaaaacaaa ggCTTGTTCTACAAGGTAATTAGAGGTGATCTTAGCCCTTTCCGACTGGTGAGGCTGAGCGCAGAAGATATGGTTTCCAAGGAGATATCGGAGTGGAAGAAGCCTGACCCCTCCCAG AGCCAGTCCTCAAGTGGAAGGGCCCATTCAGGTCATTCCAAAACAAGCAGTAGGCACGACTCTCACAAAGTGGATGCGGAGgatgccccgcccccttccgATGCAGATGTATGTATTCCTGCCACAGCTTCGTCCTCTCGCATGGCTTCTGCTGTC GACCAAGATGAGCCCAGCGTCACTGCTTCAGCTGCACCTCAGTCTTCTGCGACTGAGGGCGGCGGTAGTATGCCAGATATTTTCAGTGCCATGCTCAAAGACACAACGTTGGAACACAGGACTCATTTGTTTGACCTCAACTGTAAAATATGCACAG GTCAAAAGACAGAAGATGAGATTGCATCCAAAAAATCCAAACCCACCAGGAAGTCCGACCAACCCAGACAAGAGATGCATTCAGCCAGTGCCGTCGGCCAACCGCAAGCGGCCACGGTCTACCAACAGCTCATCCCACCGCCATACCAGCCCGGCATAGAACCGGCCGTCGTCGTCGAACCACAGCCACAACTTTACCAAGAGGACCCTAACAATATGGCTATGCAGGCCATCGCCCCCGCTGTTTCCTCTGTCAGCATCTCACGAAGAGACCCGCGCATGGCCAGGCATGGCTCCGGCGTTACGGTCACTTACACTCCTTCAGAAAAACCCACAAACACCATGGCAGAGCCACTCGCCGCTCCTGTCATTGCTCCTTTGGATGTTGCCACCAAAGCACCCCTTCCGATGCCCcctgctcctccatccttGTTGGCTTTGTCAAAACCATCCAGAACAAG tAGTTCTGAGCCTCCTCCTGAGGGGGAGACTGCAATCTTCCTCCATGGTCAAGAGAGGATTTGGAAAGGCTTCATCAACATGCAGTCTGTGGCCAAGTTTGTAACCAAAGCTTACTTGGTTTCAGGCTCTTTTGAGTACCTAAAAGAG GATTTGCCAGACACCATTCATGTTGGAGGACGCATCTCTCCAAACACAGTGTGGGACTATGTTGGGAAGTTGAAAACATCGTTGTCCAAG GAGCTGTGTTTGATCCGATTCCAGCCAGCcacagaggaagaggaagtagCTTACGTGTCTCTCTTCTGTTACTTCAGCAGCAGGAAAAGATTTGGTGTGGTAGCTAACAGTAACCGGAGGATCAAAGACCTCTATCTGATTCCTTTGGCCTCAAAGGACCCACTACCCTCCAAACTTTTGCCATTTGATGGACCAG GACTGGAGCCAGCCCGGCCCAACCTTCTACTGGGCCTCTTGATCTGCCAGAAGGATAGAAAGCGTCCCGGTGTTCCATTGGAAAGTGATGAGAAACGATCTAAGATGCAAATCAAAGATATTGATGAGACTGGTCTTCCAAAGCCACCTCTCTCAGTCAAAGTGGATCGAAGCACACGCCAAAGTTTGGACATTCCTTTCAGTACTACTCCCCCAGGGTCTCCTCCTGTCAGCTCCTCCGCGACCCCAAATGTCGCTGTGGCCACCCCATCtgtcttttctcttttgtcAACCGTTAAAGCACCCGCCACGTCCTCTGTCACGGGTGTGGAGTCTCCATCCTCATCCAGCTCTATCCCTGCCCCTGCAGCAACCGCCACTCCTCTCCAGACGATCCTCAACACTCTGTTTGGCAAGAAAAAGCCAGACTCTGAAGCTTCCAACTCGCCATCTGATCAGGGTGCAGAATCTTCCATTCCGCACTCTACAATGATCGATCCAATTGTGCAACAGTTTGCAcagacaaaagacaaacaggttgaggaggatgaagatgacCGACCATATGACCCTGAGGAAGAGTATAACCCAAGTATGGGTTACAGTGTGCCTATTAAACCGATTGAGGTAGTAAATAAACCTGACGTTTTACAGAGCGAAGGTGACGACATTGCATATGACCCCGAAGATGACTCAATATTTGATGAAGTCCAAACTACTGTAGCAGATGAAACTGGAAAGTCTTCATGTGATGACGTAACAGACCCGGAAAAGATCCTGGCAAGCCTTAAACAGAAAGGAAAGCTGACACTCCCAAAACAGGAAGACAAACATGTGCCGTCCACTGACTTGCCCGGGCCTTCACAAACACCCCCAGCCATTTTGGGCGGTAGTCAGTTAATGCAGCTTGGTAAAAAAGTGGAAGAGCTTGTGAAATCGGCCACACCCACGATCAACCAGAGCAGAGATCCTCGCCAGAGCCGGGAATCTCGCCAGGGGGCGGGcatcacaacaaaaacaacagatgaGCTGCTTGATAAAGAGGAGTTGTCTTCCAATGACTCTTCGACACCTCAGCAGTCAGTTCAAGAGCCACAGGTGGCTTCTGTTGCTCAGCTTCCCGACTCCTCACAAGACCCGGAGAAGCCATTACCAATGGAGGAAGAGAAATCTGAGACATTGCCCTTTATGGAGACTTCAAAAGAAGAGGTGTCCATTCCTTTATTAGGAGAGACTTTGGAACCTGATCTGGAGTATGACTATCTTCAAGACAatgaagagaaaatgaaagccGAGCAAGATGAGAGCGTCCAGGCTGAAACCGAGGCAGACAAGTATAGCATTTGGCCAAATGCTGCAAGTATTTTAAAAGGTAAAGAGGATTCAGAATACGATGACAATAGCCAAGAAGCGGCAATTTGTAGCTCCTACAATGAGCCACCAAACTCCTCGACAATTACTTCGGCAATTCCAGTCCTCGGGGACACTCATTCTCATTATCCGCGACATCACAGGGCAACATCAGACTTTGACGATGATTATAGATCACAAAGTGACATCCCCCGACCATCTAGTTATCTCCAATCTCAACCAATGCACGGACAGAATCCAATGATGAGGCCTCCATCAATGTCAGTACCACCACCCATACAAGGCATCTCTTCAATGTCTGCGCCACAGTCTGTGCAAGGACCCCCACCAGCTATCCACGGTCCTCCTCCAGTACTTGGTCCTCCAGTACTTGGTCCTCCAGTACTTGGTCCTCCAATCCAAGCTGACAGCAGCCATCCATACGGCCTCCCTCCGAGTTTCCCCCCCTATCAAAACCAATGGACACGCCCCCAACTACCACCTCCACAGCAGCCGCTCTCCAGACCACCTCCTCAGAACCTTTTACCACCTAGAGTAACACCACCACTTTACCCACCAATTGGCCAGAGAGGTCCTCCACCTCAAATGTTTGATCCTCTTCTCCCCCCTCAGCATAGTGCACAACAATGCCCTCCTCCAGGCTTTCCCCTCCCACCTACGTTTGATGGACAGAATCAGCTACCTCCTCCACGATTTGCTGGTCCACCTCCACCATTTAATTTTCCTGGAAACAGAGGTCCTCCTCCACCTTTCACAGCACCACCACCGGGACATTTTGATAACAGGCTTCCTCCCCCTTCCATCTTCTCAGGGCCAAGGGGTCCCCTACCATCTCAATATGGTGATCCAAGTCCAATTCAAATGCAACCCCCAATGGGAGACCAAAGCCGTGGCCCCAGGGACCACTATAGTAAAGATAGTCACTCATTCACACATGCGGACCAACATCTCAGTCATCCTCCCAATATTTTCAAAGACAGCCCGGCGACCGCTTACCGGGGTCTTCCACCTAGTCAGTATGATGACTCAAGAGGCCCGCATTCTATTGTGGAGATCAATCCACAAAATAAGTTTGGAGTTCCCAGGCCACACTCGCCACCACATCGAGGAGGTCTGGATGAGCATATAGCTCTTCGTCAGGAGAATAGGAACAAGTTTGGAGGTCCCAGGCCACACTCGCCACCACATCGAGGAGGTCTGGATGAGCACATAGCTCTTCGTCAGGAGAATAGGAACAAGTTTGGGGTTCACAGGTTACACTCACCACCACATCGAGGAGCTTTGGATGAGCACACACCTCTTTCTCCTCTTCAGGAGAATAGAAACAAGTTTGGGGTCGCCAGGCTACATTCGCCACCACATCGAGGAGCTTTGAATGAGCACATGGCTCTTCCTCCACTTCAGGAAAATCGAGCAATGAGAGATCAGACTCAGCCTTTTGGTGGCTCTGAACGCTACCGCTTTGATCGGTTTTCAGATGAGGCAAGAAGGTTTTCTGATGAGGCAAGACCTGTTCGCCACAGTGGCCCTCTGCTACCGACCCCCACCGAGGCTCCTATTGCTCCTCCGAGTCACATAGGCGGTCACAGTCCAGATATTCGGCGAGAGGACTTCTGGCGCCGACATTCCCCTGATGTCATGAGGAGAACCAACACCAACCGAGAGGGCTCAGAACCGCAAAGCACGGAACCCTTCGGTCACTTTGAAGTCGGGCTCCGAGAACAAGTTTCTGCTCCCGCTCAGTCATTAGAAGAAAGACTTAAGGAGCTCTCTGGTGACTGCAGAAGAGACAGAGACCGCGACAACCCTTCCTCCGCGAGGTCCTTGTGGGAGAGGAATCAGGGCAAGCGGTGGAGCCGAGAACGAGAATGGGAGAGAAGCAGAGAGCGCAACACCGATCGTGAATCCAGCAGAGAACGGGATCACAGCAAAGgaaaagagagcgagaaaaataaagaggCAGAGGTGGAGCGACACAAGGATGAAGACACAGACAAGAGGAGAGACCGtgacagagaaagagaaaaggacAGAGTCAAGGACAGGGACTCAGACAGAAGGGATTATGATCGCGAAAGAGGACGAAATCGCGATAAAGAGCGAGACCGTGAGCGAGACAGGAGACGCGACAGGTCCCGAAGTAGAGACCGGGATCGAGGGAAAGACCGAGGTAGAGACAGAGACAAAGAAAAGGACAGTGACAGAGACAAAGACAGGGAGAGGGACAGAGAAAAAGATCGTGACAAAGATAAAGACAGAGATCGTGACAGAGGCAGAGACAAAGATAGAGATGGAGAGAAAGAGCGAGACAAAGATCCAGatagagaaagagagaaagaccGAGACGTAGACAAAGACCGGGACCGGGAAAGAGAGAAGGATAGGAGTCGAGAAAAAGACAGATCCCGTGACAGAGACCGGGAGAAAGACAGAGACCGGGAGAAAGACAGAGATCGGGAAAAAGACAGAGATCGGGAGAAAGACAGAGACCGGGAGAAGGACCGAGACCGGGAGAAGGACCGAGACCGGGAGAAAGACAGAGACCGGGAGAAAGACCGAGACCGGGAGAAAGACCGAGACCGGGAGAAAGACCGAGACCGGGAGAAAGACCGAGACCGCGAGAAAGACCGAGACCGCGAGAAAGACCGAGACCGGGAGAAAGACCGAGACCGGGAGAAAGATCGAGACCGGGAGAAAGATCGAGACCGGGAGAAAGATCGAGACCGGGAGAAAGATCGAGACCGGGAGAAAGACAGAGACCGGGAAAAAGACAGAGATAAAGACCGTGAAAGAGACCGTGGCAGGGACCGCCGAGAAACAAGTAGAACCCGGGAAAGGAGAGAAGataaaaatagcaaacatgaaaaatccaaggagaaagaaaagactTCGGTAAATGATAAAAACTCTTCCTAG